A stretch of Lactuca sativa cultivar Salinas chromosome 6, Lsat_Salinas_v11, whole genome shotgun sequence DNA encodes these proteins:
- the LOC128126733 gene encoding alcohol dehydrogenase 2 translates to MSSTTNQVIRCKAAVAWEAGKPLVIEEVEVAPPQKMEVRIKILFTSLCHTDVYFWEAKGQNPVFPRILGHEAGGVVESVGEGVTELQPGDHVLPVFTGECKECAHCKSEESNMCDLLRINTDRGVMIHDQKSRFSINGKPIFHFVGTSTFSEYTVVHVGCLAKINPLAPLDKVCVLSCGISTGLGATLNVAKPKKGSSVAIFGLGAVGLAAAEGARIAGASRIIGVDLNANRFELAKKFGVTEFVNPKDYKKPVQEVIAEMTNGGVDRSVECTGHIDAMISAFECVHDGWGVAVLVGVPHKDAVFKTSPLNLLNERTLKGTFFGNYKPRSDIPSVVEKYMNKELELEKFITHEVPFSEINKAFDLMLKGEGLRCIIRMGE, encoded by the exons ATGTCGAGCACTACTAACCAGGTGATTCGATGCAAAG CGGCGGTAGCATGGGAAGCCGGAAAGCCACTAGTGATTGAAGAAGTGGAGGTGGCGCCACCCCAAAAAATGGAAGTTCGAATCAAAATACTCTTCACCTCCCTGTGCCACACCGATGTTTACTTTTGGGAAGCCAAG GGTCAGAATCCCGTGTTTCCCCGAATTTTAGGACATGAAGCTGGAGG GGTTGTGGAGAGTGTCGGGGAAGGAGTGACTGAGCTTCAGCCCGGAGATCATGTCCTCCCTGTTTTCACCGGAGAATGCAAAGAATGCGCTCACTGTAAGTCGGAAGAGAGCAACATGTGTGACCTTTTGAGAATCAACACCGACAGGGGAGTCATGATTCACGATCAAAAATCCCGATTTTCCATCAACGGAAAACCCATTTTCCATTTCGTCGGAACTTCAACTTTCAGTGAATACACCGTCGTTCATGTTGGTTGTCTCGCCAAAATCAACCCTCTTGCTCCTCTTGACAAAGTCTGTGTCCTCAGTTGTGGGATCTCCACAG GTCTTGGTGCTACTCTGAACGTTGCAAAGCCTAAAAAAGGCTCATCTGTCGCCATTTTTGGATTGGGAGCTGTGGGGCTTGCT GCTGCTGAAGGTGCAAGAATTGCAGGTGCTTCAAGGATCATTGGTGTTGATCTCAATGCCAACAGATTTGAGCTTG CAAAGAAATTTGGAGTGACTGAGTTTGTGAACCCTAAAGACTACAAAAAACCAGTACAGGAAGTGATTGCAGAGATGACAAATGGAGGAGTTGACAGGAGTGTTGAATGCACTGGTCATATTGATGCTATGATATCTGCCTTCGAATGTGTTCATGAT GGTTGGGGTGTTGCTGTTCTTGTGGGTGTTCCACATAAAGATGCTGTTTTCAAGACAAGTCCATTGAATCTGTTGAACGAAAGGACTCTGAAGGGAActttttttggaaactataaaccTCGATCAGATATTCCTTCTGTGGTTGAAAAGTATATGAATAAG GAACTTGAGTTGGAGAAGTTCATAACACATGAAGTGCCCTTTTCTGAGATCAATAAGGCTTTTGATTTGATGCTTAAAGGTGAAGGTCTTCGATGTATAATTCGGATGGGAGAATAA